In the genome of Rissa tridactyla isolate bRisTri1 chromosome Z, bRisTri1.patW.cur.20221130, whole genome shotgun sequence, the window TCTCTTTAGGAAAGGATTGCTATCTCCGGAAAAACTAAAGCTCAGCAGAGCAAGTCACCAGTATACAGAACCTCTAAACTACAAGGCTGTTACTGTTCAGGAGCCTAAATTGGAAGCAAAGCAGTCATGttttcaatttttacttttttattaaaatcaggTTATGCAGATACTGCAGTTTACTAAATAAAATCTTAAGAAAcccaacaggaaaaagaaattggtAATCATTAGCAGCACTACATACTGGAACAATCTATAAATACCAGCACAGGATGCAACACTAAGCTTACTGTTAAAGCATTGATTTCCTGATATTTCAATTCAGTTTGTATTTCCTCATATTTAAGGCATGTTTGTTTTGTTCCTCCTCTGCAAATCATCCCCAGTAAGTGTTCTATGTTTAGATTCATATCCAGGGTTATTTCCACCTCTCCCTCTTCATCAGAGGTTTTCCTGGACAAAACTGTTGCTTTACAAATATGTGCACttgtgtattttgaaaaacagtaaaatactaTTACTTTCAACTTACAAGTAAGTCAGAATGACCTGCACATATTAGACAGAGTAAAGGCACAACATTGTTTGAAACTGTGTAATGATTCTCAGTCTACTGTAgggaagagacaaaaaagaaaaaaatagcatcctcaaaaaagaaaggtaaatgaGGCGGGGGGAGAAAATAATCATAACTGCCTCCCAAATTCCCCAAAGAAGCCAGGCAATAAAAGGACCTCCAAATTTATTAAATAACTGCAAAATACATACTGCAGATGTATGTATCAGGAGCTTACCTCCAAAACACCCATGGAAAAACATACATACATTCTGACAAAACATTGGGCattttggggggagggttgtgatttgttgttttttgaCACAGATGGGTCCAAATCATCCAGCCCTATCCCAGTCCCACAGCACAGTTAACATATAGTGGTgtttaaatcataaaaaaaaggtattttatttacCAGTCCATAACACACCAAAGTTCCTTCATATTGTTTTGAAGAATGGTTCCAGTAAGACCTATGCGAACACTGCATTTTAATGACTTCATGGTTTGAGTTATTTGAGCCTTTGGATTCTTGATTCTATGTGCTTCATCCACTATCACAGCAGACCACTCTACGCTGCAGATCAACAAGAAATATTGTATTAACTGAAACTACTTATCCTATCAATCCACATAGATATACAAAGTGAAGTCAGCCACACACATAGCCATGATTATTATAAAACACTAttactttttacttttcctgtcttACATTGTATTATACTACTCAGTatccttattttctgtttgcctggTAATTTCAGTCGCCATAGTTGGGTATAATGGCTAAACTATATAACCAAATAAATAAACTACTGTTAACGGTGTCAaattttctgtgaagaaagtaGCTTTCAATCTCTGGAGCAATCAATCCAGCACATCTCACCAGCACTAATTCCACTCATACGTAagatttagaaaaattaaataaatctctGAAGGTAAGCTATTGAAACATGCTTAACACAGGCGTGCCTCATTTTTCCAACACAACCTATCCAGTGTAACCAGAATTATATTGAAAGCATTTTAATCTGCATGGTTTCTTACCTGAAAGCATCACTCAACTTCTTTAGTATCTATATGATACCAATATGCAGAGGAGTTTTAATATTTCATGAATTCGTGACTAGGAGGAACATATCTAGAAGCAGGGACCAAAAGAATTAGGGTACTGCTAACGCAACTCCTTTAGTCTTCTCCTATCTATCTTCTTTTTCAGACCTGAGTGCGGACAGAGCTGGAGATCTGATTGTTTTGGTGACAGTTATCCACAACCCTAGGACATTCACAGAGGCCCGGACCTTTCCCAACACCTAAAACAACAAGATCTGCAGAGGCCCTGACAACAGCAGCTTTTAAGGGCAGGCTGCTACTGCTAGCTATTCATGCAACTGGTACCTTACTTCCAAGATGACCTAAGAAATGAGGACCACTACGATCAGATGACAGGCTAAGTACTTCTGAACACAGCCAAAGGCAACACTCCTAGTTTGAAAAGGCTGACAGATACGGAGCAAATAAAGTAGGATTTCTAATACAATCTGCTGTCAGAAATGCCTTGATTCTGGTAAATCCATCAGGTATTTAAAACTATACACAGGGACACACATACGCATCTTGTATCTCAAAGTTTTTAGGACTCAAGAACTTCATCAAGCTGCTGAAAAGTGCAAATAACAATGAAAATACCTTTTGAACATTTTGAAATTCCGTAATTTGTTCTCCTTACACTGCACTGAAAGATAGAAATATCTTCTCCATATCTTTTAGCCACTACCAGTTTTCACGTAGGCAACTCCTGCATCTTTTAGAGAACACTTCATGAACGTGTCAAGAGCACAAACTAGCTTTATGAAAACTATTCAAATGTCTCCCAAGCATCCCACTACAAAGGTAGTATAGGGTAAACTATCCAAGGACAGTTAAATCAGATTCTCTTCTTCAACACGAGTCACTGGATTTAACAGTAAATACATTACATAGAAAGAATAAGTACttgcaaagaagaaagcaaaattagaCAAACAGTTAAAATTCTGTGTGTAGAAAAATCATTACCTGTTAAATTCATCCAAATACAGGCGAAGTATCTCATACGTTGTAAGGGCAACTTCACATTTCCCTTGCTTGATGCGACTCAAGTCATCATCCTTCTTACTGCCATGTAAGACAGAGACCTTAAAGTACCCCCACATGTCTAACTCGTCCTTCCAGTTGTATAGCACTGAAAGAGGGGCCACTATGAGGAAAGTCTGAAAACAAATAGCTGTTATATTattactgaaaaacaacaacataGCACTTTCTTGATAAGGAAAGTAAAAATCTTGAGATTTATTTTACCTATTTATAGTTTGAATTGTTTAATTTGTCACTTCAAAGCACAGTatagaaaaatatctgaagagcCAATATAAATTCAAAAGTTAATCAGTTTACTCAGATTATGTAAACAGTACAGATGAAAAACACTGTAATACTACAAAAGCTACCAAAGTAGTACAAGTTACTCAAATTATACTCTAACAACTGCAATAAGACATGAGACACTATCACTTTGCTTCCTTGTAGCATCTGTATACCATAAAATGTTTTacacatgcagaaaagaaaaggatgtaGAGGGTAAGCAGCTTCCTTCCATCCACAAGTCTAATCAATATATGACTTCAAAACAGAAAGACCTGAAAAGGGTTTAAAAATTTAAGACAGCTCTTACAACTCATTTAATATCATAGGATAATAAAATCAATTAGGTGAGAAGGAATCTCAGGAAGTTTCTAGTCCAGCTTCTTGGTCAAAGCAGGGGCAACGCTGAATTCGGACATTTAGGGCTTTCTCTACCCAGGTATTCAAAACCCCCAAGGATGGGGTGGTCCGCAACCTCTCTGTGACCTTTTCCAATACTTAATTGTCCTCAAAGTTAAATTCTTCTCTTATTCCCAGTCAgaagcattccttttttttttttcacatgaagtGCTAACCCTTCATGTCGTCTTCTCTGCTTATCTTTCCTTAGGAACCTGTACCCCTTATTCACAAAGCTAGTGTCCTGTGAACCATTCTTCCAGTTAAATATTCCAATTAttccaataaaataaaagtagcaatggaaaaaagaaattgcatgGGTTGTGTGgtaagtaaaattaaaatgatcTTCACATTTCTCTTGGTCATGTATCTTTATTTGCTGTATTTAATTACCTAGATTATCAGTCAGCATTACTTCTGACATTATTACAGTCATTCAAGAAAATATGCGAGGTCACAACAACATTAGCAATAAATTTTCCAAATACATACATTTGccttaattatttaaatatcacGTTAATATATACAAATGTGCTTTTTGCACTTCAGAAACACAACCACACAAAAATATAATCTTCTACTCACTGACATTGGCTTTTCAAAGTACTCTAGCCAAAAATCTCATCCAGGTTATTTCCAAATGTTCTTTGTTAGTGCAGATCAACAGTGTTAACAGATTAGACAATAAAGGCCAGATAATGCACTATGATTATCTGGAAAACTGAAGGATTCCCAAACACTAACAGGAAGGCCATGAACCCCTAATTTACCTAAGTAACTGaatataaaaaatgaatataCATAAAAAActtctaaagcaaacaaacaaaaaaatccaagtatTGCTTTTACCAAAATCCTTAAGTTTGTATCACTAAAAGCTGTACCTTCTTGGGGTTgcacttttgttcttttttcattgtcCTCAGTAAAAATTCTGGCATATTATTTTCAATATCTTCACGTGTTCCCTTTTTGTGCAACACTGCAGCCAAAAATGAAATGACCttgagaaagaaagcaaatctcagtgattatttagaaaaatgcaaacagaaaatgaagtagtTTCACTGAAAATAAGCATTTAGGACAAAAACTTGGATGATATTTAAAAAGGGGATTTGGGGGAATTGTTTTTTtggtgcttgtttgtttattttaaatcaatcTGTTCCCATGGGAACCCCTTCCCTTGGGAGAATCCTGAATTCATAATAAGAGCAATTAATTGCTCTATTTTACTCTTTCACCCTCCAATCTAAGTGGAGGAGTCCCAAAAATACAGAATAGATTATGAACGAGTCAACAAAATTTGGGGATGATGCATTGCCTtgcaattttcttccattttcaaggCACTTGAGCCTTTGATgataaaacagaaggaagagataCTTGCTAACCACATACCCAACACTACTTCTGAAAAAGGTAGAAGAGGTTTAAACTAGAGTTTTTTACTAATATGTCGTTTTCTGTATGTTCCATTCCTTCCAATTCCTGTTGTTAACTTGAAACCAGTTCTCTCTGTTATGTTTGCACCTATATTCTCTTATCTGCCTCAAACCAGTCAAGGTGATTTCCCTTTGATTATGAGGAGACACTTACTATACTGCATCACAGTGCAGACAAACATCTCAGCACAGGCTATTCCAAGCAGCTCCCATGGTattccaaaacaggaaaaaggcaCAGAGATATCTAGCCAGAACATTCAAACCCATAAACCCCACTTTGTATCCACGGGACTAAGCAGCAGCAAGAACCAGATGCATCATCAGAGAGGTACCCTTCTTTTGAAAATTCAACAGGCCCCCCTTTACTCTCAGCAGACAGCTCCAGCCACTTCCTTTTGCAGCTGCTACACAGCTGCTCATAGCAGGGCATATGTAAAGCTGTCATCTCCTGATTtccaaacaaaaggaaatttccACAGCTTTCTCCCTCTAGCGATGCTAGGAAAAGAACCAGCCAGGAGtgcagaaatgcaggaaaaacacCTGAGAAGAGTAAAGGTAGATGAGCAGAAGACAGAGGAAACCCCTCACATATGGGGCCACAGGGTGGGAAAGAgacatgcagaagaaaagaaaaccaaacattttaatacataatttttCATATAAACTAAGGCTGAGAGGAACTGCAAGTTGCACATGTTGTTtgacttgaattttttttaaaatcctttcaagaataagaataaaattcAACTGAACACAAAATCTCCATGTGTCCTCCAGATCCTCCATTTTTGGAAGAATTATGCATCACAAATTTGTAACAATAGCAAAAGGCTGTAAAAAGGCAACTCTGCTGAGAAACCTTTGGCTCTTCCAGAAAAAGCAGGAAGCAATCCTAAAGACCTTAATAGGAAACTTTAACTTACTGCAATCATGTTAAGAATCAACATTATTCTACTTGCCTCCACCTCAACTTCACCTTGAAATGAAAGAGCCACACAGTCAGGCCATTTAAGCAAAAGTGAGTTCAGAAgtacaaagaataataaaatgcaaaagttttCTAGAAAAGTCTATCTGATAAATCAACCTACAATTCAGAAAGAATAGGGTTCAGCCAACTGACAAACATGATACAAATTTTCTATAAAACTAAATCAGTTACTTGCTACTTGATGaagtttaatatttattctttcatACATACTAATCTTTTCTAAACAAGTGAAATCCTCTTTTACTTCATATCCACTGAACTGCCTTTCCTGTACTGAACTTGAAAAACATAAAACTGTTTTACAAAAAATACACAAGGTATTCTTTAAAACTTCTACCTTTCTTCTGCAAACTTGACActgttattaaaagaaataacaatcaGATGTGAATTCCACACAATAACACAGTCAGTGTGATAAATGGGACCAGGTCTTTACAGGATCAGTTCTGAGATTCAAAAAATAtaagaaacagaagcaagaaaaCTCAATTCCACACCACCACCCTCACTCAGTTTACTTGTATCTCATAAAGATGCTTCTTACTATATGAAATTGGACATTTGCTGTTCTGAGCAGAGATAAACTTCCACAACTACCAAGTTCTTAAACTGCCATGGACAAGAAACATGGCCAAGGTTAGGTAAAACATAAGGTAAAAGGATGCAGTTTAGTTTTAATAAACATCTGTTAACAGATCATTGTCAGCTATACAAACCTATGATGCACCTTTAAATGCTCTGTCCAGAGAAGTTTTGCCAGTTCAGTTTACTCACTCCTTTTGTCAAGTTTGCTACAGAACATTTCTTTGCACTGATGGGTGTCTGTCAACATTCTCCTAAATAGAAGGGCAACACACACTACAGCCAGAATTTGTCAGTGTAAGAATAAGCTTCCATTTGACACATGACAGAGGGGGACAAAGACTAGCCAGCATAGATTCATGCTGCTTACTTAAAACCAGACagattaaaaagaattttcaaacataacccccccccccagttttagtaaaataaataaatcggtTGGGCCACACTGATTCAAAGCATAATGGAAAAATCCAGTTACACTTCATCCTTTCATCAACCCAAATTGTATTTCCAAAAGACCGATAAAAATAACATGGAACATCTATGCACTTTTTCCAGAGATGGGAGTAAATGTGTCTGCTCCTTCTCGTTCCCAGTACAGTCAAACTACTGGTTcccaaggaaaaaaggaaaaacacatttaaagagCTGTAGTCAGATAAGAGCTGTAAGTGGTTTTAGCATACTTCTGTGCAAATCACTTTCATGATGCACAGGTAGCAATCCTCAAAGTACATTCAACATAAAATGAATACTAACATTTTAACTACCATAACTGCCTGTGCTTACACTAAAAGGGTTCACAACCCAGTTTTGTGGCAGGTCAGAAGTGAATCTCAAACACAACAATGGTTCCCAGCTTTAAGTGCTGTCCTGGATGGTCACATCCTGCCTCCTCCAACTCCACAATAGAAAAGGAAGGTTAAGCTTCACTGAaatgccctttcttaaatacattattttttaaaaagatttacaTCTCACAGAAAATCCATCCCCCAAAAAATTACCTGTTCTCTCAGTGtgtaaaaatcaaaaaagaataCCTGTATTGTCTTGCCAAGGCCCATATCATCTCCAAGAATACATCCTCTTTTATTAGCATAGTGTCCATACAGAAATTGGGCTCCTTCCCTTTGATAATCACGCAGGTATCTATTGATTGTATATGGGATAATATCACCACTGTCAGATAATTTAAAAGGAACTGCAGGAGATGGAAGATTTCGGTCAGGAAAATAAGGCTTTTCCAGATCACCATCATCAAATATTAAGCTTTTCCAGGATCCTTTACTGGCTTCAATTCTACGAAGTTTAGTTattagtattttcctttcttcagactCCAAGAATGATACAACAGCAAATGATTTTCCATTCTTGTCCTTTTCAATAGAGGATATTTTTCCTTCATGAAGTTTCCCATTCTCAAGACAAGGGGCAAGGCATTTTTCCCCAATATGCcaattttctataaaaaaaaccaaaacaaacaaacacacatagTGACAAACTGGCCAAATGTAGAAAGTATTTAATTCTGTCACATAATAAAACATTGGATATAAATTTATTTGACAAAATGCATACAACTTAAAAGATTTTACTGAAGGTAGCAGCAGAGTTACAATACTGATTAGAGAAGGCAGCATTACAATTAAGATACTGATTACTGTTTAGAACAAAATCCTGAGTTAGATATTAAATTATAATTTGCTGAAGTGCTGTTATTTTATAAATATCTGAAAGTATATAGGAAAAAAACTCATGTAAAAGCCATATTCTGATACATATTTGTTTCACAGTGGCTTCACACAGTCAAACACCTATAAGATGATGCCTGCAGGTTTAGTGTCCAATTAACTGACCATGTGAACTGGTCAAAAAGGCCTTCTATATTAGATACACTTTTGATCTACCTGAATCTAGTACCGCAGCTACAAATATAATCACATAGGAAACCATCACCTTTCTCCTAATAAAGTCTggaacaggtaaaaaaaaactTATGTTTAGAAACATCAGAACTGTACTTTAAGAACAATTAGTAGCATATCATTTGCCTATATCATTCATCAACGTGCCTAATTACTCAGTAAACTGCTTATATGGCTGTCCATTCTGGAACTGTCAAAATCTGTTCTTCTATGTGGTCTCACTACGGCCTTAATACAGCATGCCAAACCATTAACAACAGAGGTGACTGAACTGCTTCATTTTCAGCTATCTCAGTTTCACATTTCATGTACAAAGATTTTTTAAATGGTATATACATGCTGCTAACAGAGAAAGTGGAAGACAATAACAGCAGTGTATCAGAGTCCAATGAATCCACTTTGTACTgacaaagaaaaacccaacaaaatagcTCTATCAGAAAAAACAGGGCCTTCACTCTTCACAGTAAAAGATAAGGCATAGTAAATAACAGTTGCACACAAAGTTTTCCAGATCTGAGCTGAGGAATTGTTGGCCTTTTGTGTTTGTGGAAACAATTTCCAACCTTACCCTGCTAAGCCATcccaaaacaaagagaagaacacGCATGATTTATTTCAGAACTTTCACtgtttct includes:
- the ERCC6L2 gene encoding DNA excision repair protein ERCC-6-like 2 isoform X13, translated to MCDGVSENWHIGEKCLAPCLENGKLHEGKISSIEKDKNGKSFAVVSFLESEERKILITKLRRIEASKGSWKSLIFDDGDLEKPYFPDRNLPSPAVPFKLSDSGDIIPYTINRYLRDYQREGAQFLYGHYANKRGCILGDDMGLGKTIQVISFLAAVLHKKGTREDIENNMPEFLLRTMKKEQKCNPKKTFLIVAPLSVLYNWKDELDMWGYFKVSVLHGSKKDDDLSRIKQGKCEVALTTYEILRLYLDEFNSVEWSAVIVDEAHRIKNPKAQITQTMKSLKCSVRIGLTGTILQNNMKELWCVMDWAVPGLLGSRLHFKKKFSDPVEHGQRHTATKRELATGRKAMVKLARKMSGWFLRRTKVLISDQLPKKEDRMVYCSLTEFQKAVYQAVLETEDVSLVLRAGEPCSCNSGRKRKSCCYKVNAYGETIKSLRFSYLTILQKVANHAALLQTDNTSKQQEAHIRRVCSQVFSSFPDFVQLSKEAAFETISDPKYSGKMKYSGAVIARCGHASFENNSITIIHKALDYLLPHQKNIVCGRLIGISRSVQRLGSWFLL